The proteins below come from a single Tigriopus californicus strain San Diego chromosome 3, Tcal_SD_v2.1, whole genome shotgun sequence genomic window:
- the LOC131878015 gene encoding C-Jun-amino-terminal kinase-interacting protein 4-like isoform X11: MLMAAEGVSGSSSGGGSHDSGMNAVMNDKVQAVAGSIYEEFARMMATYGEGVVQDLMPLVVNVLENLDLAYTESQELEVEAELLKEDNEQLVTQYEREKNLRKASEARLIELEDAFEGDRKENTVKIDSLTSIVKMFELKAKNSQDQIVRLEEKENELKKEYNKLHERYTDLFKTHIDYMERTKSMLGAERLEQLQGLGSSRSKIPGSLSIQQHQANRSSGPVSYGYSELENNNSQQASILTPASEYNNADGSAPNTLKNELSSPTKKSQKRIMMDKGDDDLGDIKTTKTNSPIATKLSENVSKSAQSEPSSPTLPPATTPKTNIELEKLSPEESSSQEESEGNQISGKLGGWMEGISPDGQVTDLEVEEAEDVSKDPSIGPATPLTPMQTSGMSQTKSETRTGNNLYQELSFHDAEALGDVDEGADITDNESDQGELRDPEGFDNVNDNYFGMGKEVENLIAENNELMATKNALNIVKDDLISKVDELTGEHEILREEIRSLQNIRTRLETRVQELETDAKKTKEELEKANKSTKSEEEDNDVPMAQRKRFTRVEMARVLMERNQYKERFMELQEAVRWTEMIRAHKTDTPIEKKNQKGIWKFFGNLFSGTERTGDPMGPYVNMKYGETSEESSGSTLSTMRAKSSAERKARGVDLFDGDTIASSGSANPTRRSDERKEQYKQVRAHVKKDDGRMQAYGWSLPAKPNTTSASGSSSSKDEVQIQSRVSSSGIPVPVPVYCRPLMEKEPGMKIWCAAGVNLSGGRTQDGGSIVGASIFYDRFPSVEVKKATDDELEKLDNELSQGKKLVEDAFEADQQLSSHVWICTSTHAISKVTVIDANSPADVLEAFQVCSSHLLCIASVPGAKESDYRVDEQLNRNVVEESEKRAQTEDNMASQKRQETADAAQADINPEDVPGGGGIGSISFVTSATEKPQLDSLEEEVEQVNPSGNPPEDASKSNPSNTDGGEDVDAVHRRFSSTDTKIKDGVGELSKDKDNELALGEVEKMSSVLPTMWLGSQSGSIYVHSSVSQWKRCIHSIRLKDSVLCIVHVKGRVLAALANGSIAIFHRADDGQWDLTNYHLLDLGKPHHSIRCMLQVHNKVWCGYRNKIFVIDPRTMTVEKTMDAHPRKESQVRQMAWVGDGVWVSIRLDSTLRLFHAHTHEHIQDVDIEPYVSKMLGVQSGVFTYSTGFQTYRVDDGIDSLGLEAEGTGKLGFSFVRITALLVSNFRLWMGTGNGVIISVPLNPPAALSKTVDSHKPIDDAMRKKSVPGDIVRVYTDSQENVTAESFIPYCNMSQAQLSFHGHRDAVKFFVSVPGHGGLALNPTSSSSPSKSDPGKDAMSMLVMSGGEGYIDFRIVEDGSEQDYDSHIMVWQLPVPTQPPVEDAEIAEIAEANQPDPEEEIPNVHEEHGNSTLTTDPGTIDASDSIMSSATSRGGSQPPPDETGLDAATYQRWNDQVESLLNNALEAKSLRNIEQYKSMAREQSVPPPPSPKEDFTQLVEVGNDLRGEVKSQDQAPPEQ, from the exons ATGTTGATGGCGGCCGAAGGTGTGTCGGGCTCCTCGAGCGGCGGAGGCTCGCATGATAGCGGCATGAATGCGGTCATGAATGACAAAGTCCAAGCCGTGGCCGGGTCCATCTACGAAGAGTTCGCTCGCATGATGGCCACCTACGGCGAGGGCGTGGTCCAGGATTTGATGCCCTTGGTGGTGAACGTGCTGGAGAACCTGGACCTGGCCTACACCGAGAGCCAAGAGCTGGAGGTGGAGGCCGAGTTGCTCAAGGAGGACAACGAGCAATTGGTCACGCAGTACGAGCGCGAGAAAAACTTACGCAAGGCCTCCGAAGCACGCCTCATCGAGTTGGAAGACGCCTTCGAAGGCGATCGCAAGGAGAACACCGTCAAGATCGACTCGCTCACCTCCATCGTCAAGATGTTCGAGCTCAAAGCCAAAAACTCCCAGGACCAAA TTGTGCGTCtggaagagaaggagaatgAACTCAAGAAAGAGTACAACAAACTCCATGAGCGCTACACGGACCTCTTCAAGACCCACATCGACTACATGGAACGCACTAAATCAATGTTGGGCGCCGAACGATTAGAACAGCTTCAAGGTCTCGGTTCAAGTCGCTCCAAAATCCCGGGCTCACTCTCGATTCAACAACATCAAGCCAACCG ATCATCGGGACCGGTTTCCTATGGCTACAGTGAGTTGGAGAACAACAACAGTCAACAAGCCAGCATCCTCACTCCCGCCAGCGAATACAACAATGCGGATGGATCGGCTCCCAACACCCTCAAGAATGAGCTTAGC AGTCCGACCAAAAAGAGCCAGAAAAGAATCATGATGGACAAAGGTGATGATGACCTCGGTGACATTAAGACAACTAAAACAAATAGCCCGATCGCTACTAAATTGTCAGAAAACGTATCTAAAAGTGCTCAAAGCGAACCATCTTCACCCACATTGCCTCCTGCAACCACACCGAAAACTAACATCGAGCTTGAAAAGCTATCTCCCGAAGAGTCTAGCTCACAAGAAGAGTCGGAAGGCAATCAAA TTTCTGGGAAACTtggaggatggatggaagggATCAGTCCCGATGGTCAGGTGACTGATTTAGAAGTGGAAGAAGCCGAAGATGTGTCCAAGGATCCGAGTATCGGACCGGCCACGCCTCTCACTCCAATGCAAACGTCGGGCATGAGTCAGACAAAATC AGAAACGCGGACGGGCAACAATTTGTACCAAGAATTGAGTTTCCATGACGCCGAAGCCCTTGGAGACGTTGATGAAGGAGCCGATATCACAG ATAATGAAAGTGACCAAGGGGAGCTTCGCGATCCTGAAGGCTTCGACAATG TTAATGACAATTACTTCG GTATGGGCAAAGAGGTGGAAAATCTCATCGCCGAGAACAATGAGCTGATGGCCACGAAGAATGCTCTGAATATCGTCAAAGACGATCTGATCAGCAAAGTTGATGAACTTACCGG GGAACACGAAATCCTTCGGGAAGAGATTCGGTCATTACAAAATATTCGAACTCGCCTGGAAACCCGCGTTCAAGAGCTAGAGACAGATGcaaagaagaccaaagaggAACTGGAGAAGGCCAACAAATCGACCAA GTCTGAGGAAGAGGATAATGATGTTCCAATGGCACAGAGAAAGCGTTTTACCCGTGTAGAAATGGCCCGGGTACTCATGGAACGCAACCAATACAAAGAGCGTTTTATGGAACTCCAAGAAGCTGTGAGGTGGACTGAAATGATTCGGGCTCATAAAACTGACACACCCATCGAAAAGAAGAACCAAAAGGGCATTTGGAAATT TTTCGGAAATCTGTTCAGTGGAACAGAACGAACTGGTGATCCCATGGGTCCGTATGTGAATATGAAATATGGCGAAACCAGCGAAGAATCCTCCGGATCGACGTTATCGACCATGAGAGCTAAAAGCAGCGCAGAAAGAAAAGCCCGGGGTGTGGATCTATTTGATGGGGACACCAT TGCTTCAAGTGGATCCGCCAATCCCACACGACGAAGTGACGAACGCAAAGAGCAATACAAGCAAGTGCGAGCTCACGTCAAGAAGGACGATGGCCGCATGCAAGCCTACGGGTGGAGTTTACCTGCAAAACCGAACACCACCTCAGCCTCCGGAAGTTCCAGTTCTAAAGACGAGGTTCAAATCCAGTCTCGAGTGTCCTCGTCCGGGATCCCTGTACCTGTGCCAGTCTACTGTCGGCCGCTCATGGAAAAGGAACCCGGAATGAAG ATCTGGTGCGCGGCCGGAGTCAACTTGTCCGGGGGTCGAACCCAAGACGGGGGAAGCATAGTGGGGGCCAGTATCTTCTACGACCGATTCCCGTCAGTTGAGGTGAAAAAAGCCACCGACGACGAGCTCGAAAAGCTAGACAATGAGTTGAGTCAAGGCAAGAAATTAGTCGAAGATGCCTTTGAGGCCGATCAGCAGCTCTCGTCGCACGTTTGGATCTGCACGTCGACCCATGCCATCAGCAAAGTGACCGTGATTGATGCCAATTCTCCGGCGGATGTGCTGGAGGCGTTTCAAGTGTGTTCATCCCACCTGTTATGTATTGCCAGTGTCCCTGGCGCGAAGGAATCAGATTATCGCGTGGACGAGCAACTCAATCGAAATGTGGTAGAAGAGAGCGAAAAGCGAGCTCAGACCGAAGACAATATGGCTTCACAGAAGCGGCAAGAAACTGCTGACGCTGCTCAAGCAGATATCAACCCGGAAGATGTGCCCGGGGGAGGTGGGATCGGTTCCATATCGTTTGTGACCAGTGCCACAGAGAAGCCGCAATTGGATTCGTTGGAAGAAGAAGTTGAGCAAG TCAACCCCTCTGGAAATCCACCCGAGGACGCATCCAAGTCAAATCCCTCTAATACCGATGGCGGCGAAGATGTCGATGCCGTTCATCGACGATTCTCATCCACCGATACCAAGATCAAGGATGGTGTGGGCGAACTCTCCAAAGACAAGGACAACGAGCTAGCACTTGGCGAAGTGGAGAAGATGAGCTCAGTCTTGCCCACTATGTGGTTGGGATCTCAGTCTGGATCCATCTACGTCCATTCATCCGTCTCCCAATGGAAGCGGTGTATCCATTCGATCCGACTCAAAGACTCGGTGCTTTGTATTGT GCATGTAAAGGGCCGTGTTTTAGCCGCTCTAGCCAATGGTAGTATCGCCATCTTCCATCGTGCCGACGACGGTCAATGGGATTTGACCAACTATCATCTCCTGGACCTCGGCAAACCTCACCATTCGATCCGATGTATGCTCCAAGTGCACAACAAAGTTTGGTGCGGCTACCGGAACAAGATTTTCGTGATTGATCCTCGCACAATGACCGTGGAGAAGACCATGGACGCTCATCCACGCAAAGAGAGCCAAGTGCGTCAAATGGCTTGGGTGGGAGATGGGGTTTGGGTGTCAATTCGATTGGATTCCACACTCCGATTGTTCCACGCCCACACTCACGAACACATTCAGGATGTGGATATCGAGCCGTACGTCTCGAAGATGTTAG GTGTCCAGTCGGGTGTTTTTACCTATTCGACGGGGTTTCAAACCTACAGAG TGGATGATGGGATTGACAGTCTGGGTCTCGAGGCAGAAG GCACCGGGAAGCTAGGATTCTCATTTGTACGGATCACAGCCTTGCTCGTGTCCAACTTTAGACTTTGGATGGGAACCGGAAACGGGGTCATCATCTCGGTGCCCTTGAACCCCCCGGCTGCACTTTCGAAAACCGTGGACTCTCACAAGCCAATTGATGATGCTATGAGGAAGAAGTCTGTCCCGGGCGATATCGTCCGAGTCTACACAGATAGTCAAGAAAACGTCACAGCCGAAAGCTTCATTCCATATTGCAACATGTCTCAAGCGCAGCTGTCGTTTCATGGACACAGAGATGCCGTCAAATTCTTCGTATCAGTTCCTG GTCATGGTGGCTTAGCCCTGAATCCGACAAGCTCGTCTTCGCCTAGTAAGAGTGATCCTGGAAAAGATGCGATGTCTATGCTGGTCATGTCTGGGGGCGAAGGTTACATCGACTTCAGAATTG TGGAAGATGGTTCTGAACAAGATTACGACTCCCACATCATGGTTTGGCAGTTGCCCGTTCCTACTCAACCGCCAGTCGAAGATGCTGAAATTGCCGAGATTGCCGAAGCCAACCAACCTGATCCGGAAGAGGAGATCCCAAATGTTCATGAGGAACACGGGAACTCGACTCTGACAACAGATCCCGGGACAATTGATGCGAGTGATAGTATTATGAGTTCCGCCACTTCTCGTGGTGGGAGCCAACCACCACCGGATGAGACCGGATTGGACGCGGCCACGTACCAACGATGGAATGACCAAGTGGAGTCACTTTTGAACAATGCTTTAGAAGCTAAATCTCTGAGGAACATTGAGCAATACAAGAGCATGGCTCGAGAGCAATCCGTGCCTCCACCTCCGTCACCCAAAGAGGATTTCACTCAACTGGTTGAAGTTGGAAATGACTTAAGAGGAGAAGTGAAGTCCCAAGACCAAGCTCCGCCCGAACAATAG
- the LOC131878015 gene encoding C-Jun-amino-terminal kinase-interacting protein 4-like isoform X10 → MLMAAEGVSGSSSGGGSHDSGMNAVMNDKVQAVAGSIYEEFARMMATYGEGVVQDLMPLVVNVLENLDLAYTESQELEVEAELLKEDNEQLVTQYEREKNLRKASEARLIELEDAFEGDRKENTVKIDSLTSIVKMFELKAKNSQDQIVRLEEKENELKKEYNKLHERYTDLFKTHIDYMERTKSMLGAERLEQLQGLGSSRSKIPGSLSIQQHQANRSSGPVSYGYSELENNNSQQASILTPASEYNNADGSAPNTLKNELSSPTKKSQKRIMMDKVSGKLGGWMEGISPDGQVTDLEVEEAEDVSKDPSIGPATPLTPMQTSGMSQTKSETRTGNNLYQELSFHDAEALGDVDEGADITDNESDQGELRDPEGFDNVNDNYFGMGKEVENLIAENNELMATKNALNIVKDDLISKVDELTGEHEILREEIRSLQNIRTRLETRVQELETDAKKTKEELEKANKSTKSEEEDNDVPMAQRKRFTRVEMARVLMERNQYKERFMELQEAVRWTEMIRAHKTDTPIEKKNQKGIWKFFGNLFSGTERTGDPMGPYVNMKYGETSEESSGSTLSTMRAKSSAERKARGVDLFDGDTIASSGSANPTRRSDERKEQYKQVRAHVKKDDGRMQAYGWSLPAKPNTTSASGSSSSKDEVQIQSRVSSSGIPVPVPVYCRPLMEKEPGMKIWCAAGVNLSGGRTQDGGSIVGASIFYDRFPSVEVKKATDDELEKLDNELSQGKKLVEDAFEADQQLSSHVWICTSTHAISKVTVIDANSPADVLEAFQVCSSHLLCIASVPGAKESDYRVDEQLNRNVVEESEKRAQTEDNMASQKRQETADAAQADINPEDVPGGGGIGSISFVTSATEKPQLDSLEEEVEQETQPRLTKETAIELGSKAALNRTLDVFKLQELSEDPDPHATLPFISHHTLNISRDLKDDPKQQQQQRLKSKINPSGNPPEDASKSNPSNTDGGEDVDAVHRRFSSTDTKIKDGVGELSKDKDNELALGEVEKMSSVLPTMWLGSQSGSIYVHSSVSQWKRCIHSIRLKDSVLCIVHVKGRVLAALANGSIAIFHRADDGQWDLTNYHLLDLGKPHHSIRCMLQVHNKVWCGYRNKIFVIDPRTMTVEKTMDAHPRKESQVRQMAWVGDGVWVSIRLDSTLRLFHAHTHEHIQDVDIEPYVSKMLGVQSGVFTYSTGFQTYRVDDGIDSLGLEAEGTGKLGFSFVRITALLVSNFRLWMGTGNGVIISVPLNPPAALSKTVDSHKPIDDAMRKKSVPGDIVRVYTDSQENVTAESFIPYCNMSQAQLSFHGHRDAVKFFVSVPGHGGLALNPTSSSSPSKSDPGKDAMSMLVMSGGEGYIDFRIVEDGSEQDYDSHIMVWQLPVPTQPPVEDAEIAEIAEANQPDPEEEIPNVHEEHGNSTLTTDPGTIDASDSIMSSATSRGGSQPPPDETGLDAATYQRWNDQVESLLNNALEAKSLRNIEQYKSMAREQSVPPPPSPKEDFTQLVEVGNDLRGEVKSQDQAPPEQ, encoded by the exons ATGTTGATGGCGGCCGAAGGTGTGTCGGGCTCCTCGAGCGGCGGAGGCTCGCATGATAGCGGCATGAATGCGGTCATGAATGACAAAGTCCAAGCCGTGGCCGGGTCCATCTACGAAGAGTTCGCTCGCATGATGGCCACCTACGGCGAGGGCGTGGTCCAGGATTTGATGCCCTTGGTGGTGAACGTGCTGGAGAACCTGGACCTGGCCTACACCGAGAGCCAAGAGCTGGAGGTGGAGGCCGAGTTGCTCAAGGAGGACAACGAGCAATTGGTCACGCAGTACGAGCGCGAGAAAAACTTACGCAAGGCCTCCGAAGCACGCCTCATCGAGTTGGAAGACGCCTTCGAAGGCGATCGCAAGGAGAACACCGTCAAGATCGACTCGCTCACCTCCATCGTCAAGATGTTCGAGCTCAAAGCCAAAAACTCCCAGGACCAAA TTGTGCGTCtggaagagaaggagaatgAACTCAAGAAAGAGTACAACAAACTCCATGAGCGCTACACGGACCTCTTCAAGACCCACATCGACTACATGGAACGCACTAAATCAATGTTGGGCGCCGAACGATTAGAACAGCTTCAAGGTCTCGGTTCAAGTCGCTCCAAAATCCCGGGCTCACTCTCGATTCAACAACATCAAGCCAACCG ATCATCGGGACCGGTTTCCTATGGCTACAGTGAGTTGGAGAACAACAACAGTCAACAAGCCAGCATCCTCACTCCCGCCAGCGAATACAACAATGCGGATGGATCGGCTCCCAACACCCTCAAGAATGAGCTTAGC AGTCCGACCAAAAAGAGCCAGAAAAGAATCATGATGGACAAAG TTTCTGGGAAACTtggaggatggatggaagggATCAGTCCCGATGGTCAGGTGACTGATTTAGAAGTGGAAGAAGCCGAAGATGTGTCCAAGGATCCGAGTATCGGACCGGCCACGCCTCTCACTCCAATGCAAACGTCGGGCATGAGTCAGACAAAATC AGAAACGCGGACGGGCAACAATTTGTACCAAGAATTGAGTTTCCATGACGCCGAAGCCCTTGGAGACGTTGATGAAGGAGCCGATATCACAG ATAATGAAAGTGACCAAGGGGAGCTTCGCGATCCTGAAGGCTTCGACAATG TTAATGACAATTACTTCG GTATGGGCAAAGAGGTGGAAAATCTCATCGCCGAGAACAATGAGCTGATGGCCACGAAGAATGCTCTGAATATCGTCAAAGACGATCTGATCAGCAAAGTTGATGAACTTACCGG GGAACACGAAATCCTTCGGGAAGAGATTCGGTCATTACAAAATATTCGAACTCGCCTGGAAACCCGCGTTCAAGAGCTAGAGACAGATGcaaagaagaccaaagaggAACTGGAGAAGGCCAACAAATCGACCAA GTCTGAGGAAGAGGATAATGATGTTCCAATGGCACAGAGAAAGCGTTTTACCCGTGTAGAAATGGCCCGGGTACTCATGGAACGCAACCAATACAAAGAGCGTTTTATGGAACTCCAAGAAGCTGTGAGGTGGACTGAAATGATTCGGGCTCATAAAACTGACACACCCATCGAAAAGAAGAACCAAAAGGGCATTTGGAAATT TTTCGGAAATCTGTTCAGTGGAACAGAACGAACTGGTGATCCCATGGGTCCGTATGTGAATATGAAATATGGCGAAACCAGCGAAGAATCCTCCGGATCGACGTTATCGACCATGAGAGCTAAAAGCAGCGCAGAAAGAAAAGCCCGGGGTGTGGATCTATTTGATGGGGACACCAT TGCTTCAAGTGGATCCGCCAATCCCACACGACGAAGTGACGAACGCAAAGAGCAATACAAGCAAGTGCGAGCTCACGTCAAGAAGGACGATGGCCGCATGCAAGCCTACGGGTGGAGTTTACCTGCAAAACCGAACACCACCTCAGCCTCCGGAAGTTCCAGTTCTAAAGACGAGGTTCAAATCCAGTCTCGAGTGTCCTCGTCCGGGATCCCTGTACCTGTGCCAGTCTACTGTCGGCCGCTCATGGAAAAGGAACCCGGAATGAAG ATCTGGTGCGCGGCCGGAGTCAACTTGTCCGGGGGTCGAACCCAAGACGGGGGAAGCATAGTGGGGGCCAGTATCTTCTACGACCGATTCCCGTCAGTTGAGGTGAAAAAAGCCACCGACGACGAGCTCGAAAAGCTAGACAATGAGTTGAGTCAAGGCAAGAAATTAGTCGAAGATGCCTTTGAGGCCGATCAGCAGCTCTCGTCGCACGTTTGGATCTGCACGTCGACCCATGCCATCAGCAAAGTGACCGTGATTGATGCCAATTCTCCGGCGGATGTGCTGGAGGCGTTTCAAGTGTGTTCATCCCACCTGTTATGTATTGCCAGTGTCCCTGGCGCGAAGGAATCAGATTATCGCGTGGACGAGCAACTCAATCGAAATGTGGTAGAAGAGAGCGAAAAGCGAGCTCAGACCGAAGACAATATGGCTTCACAGAAGCGGCAAGAAACTGCTGACGCTGCTCAAGCAGATATCAACCCGGAAGATGTGCCCGGGGGAGGTGGGATCGGTTCCATATCGTTTGTGACCAGTGCCACAGAGAAGCCGCAATTGGATTCGTTGGAAGAAGAAGTTGAGCAAG AAACCCAACCCCGATTAACCAAAGAAACTGCAATTGAACTAG GATCAAAAGCAGCCTTGAATCGAACCCTCGATGTGTTCAAGCTGCAAGAATTGAGCGAGGATCCCGATCCTCACGCTACGCTCCCATTTATTTCCCACCATACCTTGAATATATCTCGCGATCTTAAAGACGATcccaaacaacaacagcaacagcgACTGAAATCAAAGA TCAACCCCTCTGGAAATCCACCCGAGGACGCATCCAAGTCAAATCCCTCTAATACCGATGGCGGCGAAGATGTCGATGCCGTTCATCGACGATTCTCATCCACCGATACCAAGATCAAGGATGGTGTGGGCGAACTCTCCAAAGACAAGGACAACGAGCTAGCACTTGGCGAAGTGGAGAAGATGAGCTCAGTCTTGCCCACTATGTGGTTGGGATCTCAGTCTGGATCCATCTACGTCCATTCATCCGTCTCCCAATGGAAGCGGTGTATCCATTCGATCCGACTCAAAGACTCGGTGCTTTGTATTGT GCATGTAAAGGGCCGTGTTTTAGCCGCTCTAGCCAATGGTAGTATCGCCATCTTCCATCGTGCCGACGACGGTCAATGGGATTTGACCAACTATCATCTCCTGGACCTCGGCAAACCTCACCATTCGATCCGATGTATGCTCCAAGTGCACAACAAAGTTTGGTGCGGCTACCGGAACAAGATTTTCGTGATTGATCCTCGCACAATGACCGTGGAGAAGACCATGGACGCTCATCCACGCAAAGAGAGCCAAGTGCGTCAAATGGCTTGGGTGGGAGATGGGGTTTGGGTGTCAATTCGATTGGATTCCACACTCCGATTGTTCCACGCCCACACTCACGAACACATTCAGGATGTGGATATCGAGCCGTACGTCTCGAAGATGTTAG GTGTCCAGTCGGGTGTTTTTACCTATTCGACGGGGTTTCAAACCTACAGAG TGGATGATGGGATTGACAGTCTGGGTCTCGAGGCAGAAG GCACCGGGAAGCTAGGATTCTCATTTGTACGGATCACAGCCTTGCTCGTGTCCAACTTTAGACTTTGGATGGGAACCGGAAACGGGGTCATCATCTCGGTGCCCTTGAACCCCCCGGCTGCACTTTCGAAAACCGTGGACTCTCACAAGCCAATTGATGATGCTATGAGGAAGAAGTCTGTCCCGGGCGATATCGTCCGAGTCTACACAGATAGTCAAGAAAACGTCACAGCCGAAAGCTTCATTCCATATTGCAACATGTCTCAAGCGCAGCTGTCGTTTCATGGACACAGAGATGCCGTCAAATTCTTCGTATCAGTTCCTG GTCATGGTGGCTTAGCCCTGAATCCGACAAGCTCGTCTTCGCCTAGTAAGAGTGATCCTGGAAAAGATGCGATGTCTATGCTGGTCATGTCTGGGGGCGAAGGTTACATCGACTTCAGAATTG TGGAAGATGGTTCTGAACAAGATTACGACTCCCACATCATGGTTTGGCAGTTGCCCGTTCCTACTCAACCGCCAGTCGAAGATGCTGAAATTGCCGAGATTGCCGAAGCCAACCAACCTGATCCGGAAGAGGAGATCCCAAATGTTCATGAGGAACACGGGAACTCGACTCTGACAACAGATCCCGGGACAATTGATGCGAGTGATAGTATTATGAGTTCCGCCACTTCTCGTGGTGGGAGCCAACCACCACCGGATGAGACCGGATTGGACGCGGCCACGTACCAACGATGGAATGACCAAGTGGAGTCACTTTTGAACAATGCTTTAGAAGCTAAATCTCTGAGGAACATTGAGCAATACAAGAGCATGGCTCGAGAGCAATCCGTGCCTCCACCTCCGTCACCCAAAGAGGATTTCACTCAACTGGTTGAAGTTGGAAATGACTTAAGAGGAGAAGTGAAGTCCCAAGACCAAGCTCCGCCCGAACAATAG